GGCGCGGCGACCACCTGCACCGGTTGCAGCATCGGGTTGCCGGCGTCGACCAGCAGCCGCTCGCCGCTGCCGAGGAGAACCGGGACCACGTGCAGGTGCAGCTCGTCGAGCAGGCCGGCCGCCAGGTACTGCTGGACGGTCTTGGCGCCACCGGCGATCGCGACGTCCTGGTCGCCTGCGGCAGCCCGGGCCTGTTCGAGCGCGGAGTGGATGCCGTCATTGACGAAGGTGAACGTGGTGCCCTGCAGCCGCAGCGGCTCCCGCGGATGGCGGCTCAGCACGAAGGCCGGCGCGTGATAGGGCGGCTCATCGCCCCACCAGCCGGTCCAGTTCTCATCCCAGGGCCCGTCGCCGCCGCCGAACATCTTGCGGCCCATGAGGTAGGCGCCGACCCCTTGGGTGGCTTCCTCGATGACCTCGGAGTCGGCGTTGCGCTCGCCGCCGTCCAGGCCGTGTTGGGCACGCCAGCTGGCGTTGGAGAACGCCCACTCGTGCAGGCGCATCCCGCCCTCGCCGAGCGGGTTCTCCAGGCTCTGGTTCGGCCCGGCGATGAAGCCGTCCAGTGACACCGAGAGCTGGCAGGTGACCGAGTGCACGAGAACCTCCTTAGGACGAGCGGGTAAGGACCGATAGGGGGCGCCCGTCGACTGTCCACCACTCGGGCGCCACCTTACCTTACTTAGCTTGACAGCTAAATAACCATCTGGCTAAATAATGCTCAGGCCAGCCAGGGGAGCCAGACATGACCGTGACAGAGGACCAGCTCGACGCCACCTTCACCGCCCTGGCCGACCCGACCCGCCGGGCGATGGTGGCCCGGCTGGCCAGAGCCGATGCCACCGTCAACGAGCTGGCCGAGCCGTTCGACCTGAGCCTGCCGGCGATCTCCAAGCACCTCAAGGTGCTTGAGCGCTGCGGGCTCATCTCACGCACCCGGCAGGCCCAGTTCAGGCCCTGCCACCTCGAGCGCGAGGCGCTGGACTCCGCGCTGGGCTGGATCGAGCAGAACCGGCGGATCTGGACAGAGCGCTTCGACAGGCTTGAGGAGCACCTGCACCGCCTCCAGCACCCGACCGCCCAAGAAACGCCCGCACAAGAAAAGGAATGACCCATGAACGACGTCCGATCCGACACCGCTGAACTTGTCTACACCCGAGTCTTCGAGGCGCCCAGGGAGCTGGTCTTTCGCTGCATGATCGAACCGGAGCACCTCACCCACTTCTGGGGCCCGGTCGGAATGAGCACGCCGCTGAGCACCATCACGGTCGACGCCCGCCCGGGCG
The Jatrophihabitans sp. DNA segment above includes these coding regions:
- a CDS encoding dihydrofolate reductase family protein, whose translation is MHSVTCQLSVSLDGFIAGPNQSLENPLGEGGMRLHEWAFSNASWRAQHGLDGGERNADSEVIEEATQGVGAYLMGRKMFGGGDGPWDENWTGWWGDEPPYHAPAFVLSRHPREPLRLQGTTFTFVNDGIHSALEQARAAAGDQDVAIAGGAKTVQQYLAAGLLDELHLHVVPVLLGSGERLLVDAGNPMLQPVQVVAAPTVTHLKYRVLH
- a CDS encoding metalloregulator ArsR/SmtB family transcription factor; its protein translation is MTVTEDQLDATFTALADPTRRAMVARLARADATVNELAEPFDLSLPAISKHLKVLERCGLISRTRQAQFRPCHLEREALDSALGWIEQNRRIWTERFDRLEEHLHRLQHPTAQETPAQEKE